Within the Oncorhynchus clarkii lewisi isolate Uvic-CL-2024 chromosome 2, UVic_Ocla_1.0, whole genome shotgun sequence genome, the region CTGTGTCATAACTTCCCTCAACCTGCTGTGTCATAACTTCCCTTAACCTGCTGTGGCATAACTTCCCTTAACCTGCTGTGTCATAACTTCCCTTAACCTGCTGTGTCATAACTTATCTTAACCTGCTGTGTCATAacttctcctaacctgctgtgtcaTAACATCCCTAACCTGCTGTGTCATAacttctcctaacctgctgtgtcaTAACATCCCTTAACCTGCTGTGTCATAACTTCCCCTAACCTGCTGTGTCATAACATCCCCTAACCTGCTGTGTCATAACATCCCCTAACCTGCTGTGTCATAACATCCCCTAACCTGCTGTGTCATAACTTCCCTTAACCTGCTGTGTCATAACTTCTCTTAACCTGCTGTGTCATAACTTCCCTTAACCTGCTGTGTCATAACATCCCCTAACCTGCTGTGGCATAAATTATGTTCTGCACGTGGATCCAGGAGAAGACTGTTATAACatataacattataacattttaaataaatatgtTGTTATTTTACAGTAACACAAAAATTCTGAAACACCTGAGGTTTTTCCTGATTTATTAATTAATTCTAAATATGTATTCCTAAAGCGAATATTGGTAGCCTAAGGTTTAACATTTCACAAATAGTGAGGAATGATTATGgataaataaatgtaattaatGCTAATGCCATTGAAGCCAGCTTTAAGAAATGGGTCAGCATTTCATGGTTCTTATGGGCTTAATGAATATTGATGTAATTGATATGTACTATTATTAAATTGGCGGTTTAATAACATACATTGGTTAACCTTTTTTTCTCACCGCTTTCATTGTACTAAAGAGGAGAAGCATCTCTTCCAACGTGAAGGTAGGCTATTAGGCTACAATCCCCTATTGACCTGAGGCGCATGCAGCCGACGACCTGACAATGCAATTTCTCCTCCATTCAGGCGGTGTGACGCCTCGCTCTGACAGATGGGACCACCACTGACTGACAAAACGGTACAACTCAATGTGTTATTAGTCACAGGCAGCCCTCTGCTTGTCTAGCAAAGGATAACTTCTGTTAGCTTTTTATCGATTTAACAGCACGAGAACATTTTGCATGATATTCTTATATGGTTATTATTTTTCAGGTTTAAAAGGGTTTAGGACTTTATTATTTGTGTTTTTTCCCTTCTATTCTCTAAAGCAGCAATCAGCACTTGAAACAATAACAACGCGCATCCCCGCCCATGTTTCGGTAAAAATATgagagatggggctggagaaatgtaaccactctcaaattcatagacagagcccTGGATTCAGGGACACATTGAGTTGTACCGTTTTGTCAGTCAGTGGTGGTCCCATCTGTCAGAGCGACATCCATGATGTCAACGTTAGtttgaaccatgttttgaggTTATATACTGTTTGTTTGCATTTACTTTGTTTTTCAAAGTAAATTGACTTTGTTTACATGACCGTTGAACTCATGAGTTATATTCTTCAACAATCTATGGGTACATattattaatttgtttacaaaaaaaatggatgtagcaactgcggATTGACCCTTTAATATGCATTCTACTTATTTGTGTAGCCTATCACCAGTTTAGACGTTGGGAACATGTATGGCACAAACTGCAGCATTTGGTGCCATTTTACAAGACATCAAGATTGTGTTCATTTTAATCACAATTTCATGAacatttaaattattttatttgacaatTTTATACTATTATCATTAAGACTATTGATTCACACTTTTTCGATGTCAAATTGTGCACGTAAATATTTTAAAAACGTAATCCGTTCCAACAATACAGGTGTTCCGGTGCAGTTTATTCTCTAGGTTACATATGGACCAAGTTAATATCAGACATATAGCTTCAAAACAAAGAGATTGTCCTGATTTAAACTGTCAAAACGTGCTGTTTCAGAACATGCAGCTGTGCTAAACTACAGCTAAACTTAAACACCCAGTTCCTCCTGATCCTACAAGATAATGACTGACAGTACGGAATCCACCTTGCTAATCATTTAGAGAGATAAATCATTACAGaacaaaattgtaattattatcggaggggaggaggaaagtaTCATGCTCGTGAAAGTCAATATGGACCGGTGGGTGCACGGTGACCTATCCGGTTACACACCTGCATCAACATTACAGAGGACCGGGGCTAACGGCATTCCGCGGTGACCTATCCTGTTACACACCTGCATCAACATTACAGAGGACCGGGGCTAACGGCATTCCGCGGTGACCTATCCTGTTACACACCTGCATCAACATTACAGAGGACCCGGGCTAACGGCATTCCGCGGTGACCTATCCGGTTACACACCTGCATCAACATTCCAGTTACACAACTGCATCAACATTACAGGGGACTGCTTTGGTCAACGAAAACGTTTAGGCTACAATGGATTGTCAATGTTTAGAGGCAAACCAGCCTTCACTTTACACctgattttttttacaccttacTAAAACAACATGCTTCTTTAACCAATCTGTATTAAGTTTGTCTGTAAATCGTTTAacgttatgggggggggggtgggggggggtgtgttatATGTTGCTTATAACATTTGATAGCTGCCTAATGATTGAACGGCCTTTAAAACAGCCGGATCATTGTCAAAACGCATAGCTCTCTGGAGGCGGTGGCTGCTGGGCTGTGGGAGTCCGTGGGAACTCAACATATGGCCTGTACCCAGTGGCCTGTACCCCGTACCCCATCTTGTGAATCTACATTCAATATCAATGTGTCTTCGCTGCCAGTCCACTTTACCACATGCCAAATCCCTGTACACATGTCATTTCAATAACAATGCATGTTTTATTTAGGTGAATGATGTATTGCATAGCTGCAGCAACAGCTAGAGGCTGGTTGTGTTGTCGTCATTATCACCACCCTGATTGGGTAAAGCGCTTTCAGAAAACACTATGCTTGTTACAACACCTTGTAGCATGTCAAACATTCTGTttcagcgtagcctagtggttagagcattggactagtggCCAGGaaagttgcaagatcgaatccccgagctgacatgataaaagtctgtcgttctgcccctgaacaaggcagttaaccgttcattgaaaatatgaatttgttcttaactgacttgtctagttaaataaaatactgGTTAGAACACCTTGTAGCATGTCAGAGACCGTTGATAATGTATACATAAATATATGAATAAGCTAAACATGGACTCTGTCTATAGGTCTATGGATGTGAATCGGCCTACTTGAGAAAATCTACAAATTGGAATAGGATATATTAAATGGCAGAGGTCTTATTTATAAACGAATTTGTTTTTGATATcaaatatttcaagaacttttcagtttagttgatttatttattttgataatgataataaatacattttaaatgcacATTTTATatgatttttttatatattgcCTTTTAATTTCTCATCACGAGACTGCGGGAGAGAAACGTCTGTGATTGATCGCAGCATAAAGAGTTTTAAATAATTAAAGGACCCAAATAGGACAGTCATTAGCTAACACATACACTTTCCATGGACTGTTGCTTAAAAATATTACACAGTTGCCTCCTGTTAATAACGAATTTCATATGTGAAGCGAGGGGATATGAGACAATCAATCATAGGTACCACTAACCTTGAAATAATATTGGAAGCCATCAAGTCAGTTATTATCATTGTTCAAACCCTGTATGTCTTTATTGTCTCTTTCTCCTAACATTTTATGGAAAAGGTTTCAGGGCCGAATGTAATTGTACTACAGCACCGGTAGTTTTGATCGCGAAGGCAAACGGTTAATGTaaagatgctggcactaagtGGGAGTGCCTTGCCATTATTTCAGCTGTCACTTGATCTGCGTCGCGGGCGTCGCGGGAAATGTCTTTGTAGTGGAGGTGGCTGCTCCGATCTACCTCGTGGACACTGTCTTTACacaccgcgcacacacacacgcacacacacacagagcgagtcTGTCTCGAGTGAGCGCAGTCAGAGGCAGGTACATAATTATTGGAGAAACCTTCCAGTAGAATTCAATGTATTGCTCAAACAACGGGAATATACCGAGTGAATGTTGCTCTTCGTGTAATTAGACTACCACAGTGTATAGCTGTTTTGTTGTCCCTGGCACAAAGGAGTGTTTGTTTTTCCACTGTCCAAAAAGGTAAGCTTCGCTGTAAGGAAGGATTAACGTGTTTTATCCGTTTTACCATGTTGTGTCATTGAAAATCACATTATTTCCTAATGCATTGGGGTACATTCAGAACCATACATTTAATTTCATACAACAATCAATCTATTGACGCAATCAGGAATATTAATCTGCGTGCTCATTGATGGCCTTTTGTAAAATTAGATAGTATCAATTGCATTATATATTTCATGCAGAATTAAAAGTGAATCTTACATGTCACTTCATCGAAAAAATAAACTAATATTTTCTTGAAACATCTTAATTGTATCTCTTTTCAGtgactgtttttttttctgaACCTTGGTAATTACAAAGAAATGTGCTCACAGGTTCTATCCTCTTGGTTTAAAGCTTCTTGGCGTTGCTAAATGTGTTTTCTCCTTTTGCTCTGTACCGTGTTAGCCTCTTAGCTGTCCATGCTAAGCTATATTCATATATCTCTGGGCCCGGCTAAATTCAGCTCTCATCGGTTAATGACTTGTGCAGGCGGTTAATAGACCaatatccccccaaaaaaattacatCCGGAGGAACTACAAAACCTTTCTCGTGAAATTGTTATTATTTTGCCTATTGCATTTAAGTATAGAAGCATTTTTTTCTAACCTGTTTATTATTAGTATGAACTAATTAGGTCTATTTGATCATTATTATGATAAGGGATAGTGTTCATGTTAAAAtctttattattaataataataataatatttgtaTTTTCTGTTGTTTTAGGCTATTGTTATAACAATACTGTTGATTGAGGATTGTTTATTAACTAGCGTTCATTGGTTAAAAAAAAGGGGGAAACGAAAATAATCAACAAACATTTTCATTATCATGATAATAACTGTTTTTTGTCTTCTGCAGACTTCCAGTAATGGAGTGTAATCCTCCTCAGTTACCTGCGACACGGGACTCCAGCTGCTCTCCACCGAGCTCCAAACAGGACCTCCCAACATTCAACCCCAACATGAAACCCAACCAGGTCAGCGAGACCGCCCTGTATGGAATACCCATAGTCTGTCTGGTGATGGACGGTCAGGAGAGACTGTGCCTGGCGCAGATCTCCAACACTCTGCTGAAGAACTACAGCTATAACGAGATCCACAACCGGCGCGTGGCTCTGGGCATCACCTGCGTGCAGTGCACCCCGGTCCAGCTGGAGATTCTGAGGCGTGCGGGCGCCATGCCCATCTCCTCGAGGCGCTGTGGGATGATCACAAAGCGCGAAGCAGAGAGGCTTTGTAAATCGTTTATCGGAGCCCACAACCCTCCAAAACTACCGGAGAATTTCGCGTTTGATGTTTCCCATGAGTGCACGTGGGGGAGCCGTGGTAACTTTATACCAGCCAGGTACAACAGCTCCCGAGCCAAGTGCATCAAGTGCTCCTTCTGTAACATGTATTTTTCTCCCAATAAGTTCATATTCCACTCTCACCGAACATCAGAATCCAAGTATACCCAGCCAGACGCTGCTAACTTTAACTCCTGGAGGAGACACCTCAAACTGACCGACAAGGGCTCGCCTGATGATTTAGCTCATGCGTGGGAGGACGTCAAAGCCATGTTCAACGGGGGCAGCCGGAAGAGGACGCTGCCCATGCACCGCCACGGGCCCGAACGTTCCTCTCCGTTAAAACCTCACCAAGGACCTTCCAACCTGCCCCGGAGAGACTCACCGGAGATCCCCCCGAAAATCCTCCGCTGCGAGGACAACCGGGGAGGCATGGGGAGTATAGCGAGCATCACGCGCAGCTATCCCATTATCCCGGTGCCCAGCAAAAGCTACGGGATGCTGCAGAACGTGAagatccctccacctctcttcccacACCCATACGGGTTTCCGGCCTTCGGGTTGTGTCAGAAGAAGGATGACAGTGGTGTGATGGGGGAGCCGAATAAAGCCCACCTCTCTGGCGTCTTCTCCTGGCCGAGCACCAAGGACAGCGCCTACCACTCTTTCCCCATGTTCTGGCCTACTGCAGACGGCCTGCCCATACCGTCCTTCCCCCACCCCCAACCACAACACCAGGCCCAGCCACAGCACCAGGCCCAGCCCAAACAGCCATCGGAGGTCCTGTGCGCCAGACCGAGTGAGCAGGACGCATCCGAGCAGAGTGACAGAAATAGCAACACTCCAAAGGACAGTGTGGGGGATAGTGAGCGGTGCTCCAGCACTCAGTCCACCCGGAATGAGGATGACAAGTCCGGGGATGAGGCGAGGTCAATGGACGGTAAAATGCCCGTTCTACCCCGGAAGATTAGCTATGTCTCCGCATTCAGACCCGTCATCAAAGACGCGGAGAGTATAGCCAAACTATACGGTAACCGGGGGAAGTACAACAGGGCTCGAGCTGGGTATCTGTCACCTGATTTCCTAAGCGAGAGCTCGAGCTACAGGTCCTTATCGCCAGGCAGCGTGGAGAGCGTTGGCGAGACAGATGTGGACGTGGAGACCAATAAGTCACAGGAGGATGAGGAGTCACTTCCGCACTCCATTGAGGACTGCAGGAGCCCCTCTGTCCCTGTTCTAAGCCTGTCGCGCGGTGCAGGTTCACCAAACGGTCTTGAATCCATACCTGAGTCAGAGCAGGCCGCTGTGGTCGAGTCACAGAGAATGAACCTACCTATACAGGTGGTGCTGTCTTCAAATAGAGATAGACAGGGCATACAGCTGCCGGTCTGCAATAAGACCACGTCTTTTGATGAAGTGAGTGATTGATATGGTCCGTCTCATTCTATTAGATGGCTATTTACATACTAAGGAATATACTATTTAATTGTGATTAATTCATTGATTCATTAAAAAATTCATCATCCTCTTGCTTTTACACACATATTGGGCTTATTTTTTCACTTGTATGCGcatgtttgttttgtctgtgtgaATAGCAGAGAATAAAAGGCCGTTCAAATACACTGTCCAATAGGAGAATGTGTTCCCAATGTCACAGAGCGTTATTGTATGCAAATGACCAATTATCCTCATTATCCTGTCTGATTTATCTAGGTGTGTTCACCGGACAGGAGCAGTCCATATGCTTTTGGTTCAGCAACGAATTACCAGACAGACAATGTGAAATCGAAAGGTTGGATGTTGTTctgttaatatattttttttaaataataaaatagaTGTTGTGAAAAGGAATGACACTTATTTGTTGTTTATTCAGATGACTGTGCCAGTAGAGAGGAGCCATCTTCGACAGTGAAGGAGGTTGAAACGAAGTCGTATAAGGGCCAAAGCCGGGAGGAGGGCCCGAGAGAAGCACTGAACGAGGGTACGTTTAAGCGCTACACTTGTCAGTTGATAATACGATAATTTTACATTTTCTGTCAGAACTTTAAATATACAAGTATTTAAGCCTATATTTTATTGcctatttgtatattttttttgtactGTTATAAATGTTGTCTCTGTGTGCATTCAGGCGAGGAAGCTACACACAATGTTAGCATAATCTCAGACAAACATAGAACACTATAAGACCGTTAAATAACAATTATAATtcatattaatattattattaataatacatGTTGGTCTATTTAgtttaaatatgttattgtttATTATATACTTTCTTTAATAATTGGATTGATCCCTACAGAATAGGTTAGAAGAAATAGAACAGCTTCCCCGAGGCCATTTACCAAATCGCTTAGCATGAATCGTTTAACATAAATTAGCCTATACCATTTAACCTACAACATTTACTCTATACCATTTAGTCTAAACCCCGAAGCAATTTTCAAACCCGTATTAATATTCTATTTTTAACACGTTGTTTCGTTCCTTTTCTACAGACGAATTGCAGAAACAACTCATGGAGCAAGTGGAGCTAAGGAAGAAATTGGAAAGAGAATTCCAACATTTAAAAGGTATAATTCAgcaggcaggtttccattgatcCAGGTTTATTCGACGCTGGCTGGCTGCTGGCTGGCTGGACAAAAGCAATGTCGCAAACAAAATATCTAATTGCGACATGtgtaatggaaacggcagatataGGAGACATTTTATAAAAATCAACAACATTTTTATCCGTTCGACGGTTTATTTCTCTTTTTGTCGAACTAACTTTATATCATACAAATGATGGCGGAAACGGTGTTTTCGGATAAATGATGATTGCCGAATACGGCGTGAATGGGCTCTAGATCTGTGGCGATACGTTAGACACATGACCATTATTAGAATGTGGCAAATATTAGTCAACTattgcattctatccatgctgACTTTcacgggctacctgagacatgaaacagataggtCAACACAGTCTCACAATCAATTCGTGCATATATGTGCAAAATGCATTTCAGCAAATTGGGCTGGATAGGTGGGAGGGCAAACAGGCTGTCGCCAATTTATTAATGCGCAATTTGCCTAACTAggtaatggaaacacttcaaccaCTACATTTTTATTCGACATTGTATGGCTTTTGCGAAAACGTTGTATCTTTTTGTGACGTcattgcgcccccccccccccccccgtttttaTTGACACAATGTAGTTAAATGGTTGTAAATGCATCCTAGCAGGCAAATGTCGCATCTATTTTCAATGCGAACTTTCTAAATGTCGACAAAAAATAAATCACTGGGCAAGTTAATGGAAACATAGCTATTGTGATCAAATGTCACAGGTTTATAGTTTTTTGATTCCAACGGGTTAGAGAGAGTCTCTCTTCATGCTTGTCGTGATCAGCATCTTGAACGCTGAACAAAAACAGTTCGATTAGGTTTTGCACTGCGTTATATTTGACATGCTGCGTTCACATGCTAGTCAGATCTAGGAAACTCTGACATTTTGACTTGCTACCGTGTTCAACTAGTTAGCAAGTCGGACATTTCTGAGTTTCCTTTTTTTTACGACTAGCATGTGAACGCGGCATTAGTGCATGCTAATTTTGTATTGCATGGTTCGATTATAATTGATGTTGCTGTCAAACGCATATGGCTGCAATGGTAATTTAGCTATTTATCACgtctaagggctgtatccaggcactcggCGTTGTGTCgtgctagggggggggggggtaatttagGAAGCTAGATTCCATTTTGCCCAAGTAGGATGCCAGAGTTTATAGGCTGGCATATTAAAAGAATAGCCAAGTAGGCTACTTTTTTGGCTATACTAAAGATGACTAAGCTATTGTAATTTCTCCCCAGATAATTTCAATCATCAGATGAAAAGGGAGCtgtcctacagggaggagatggtTCAGCAGCTTCATATTGTGAGAGGTGAGAACATACCAAACATTCACACGGAGCCATACTGGTATAAAAGACTAGCTGCTTACAACTTTGTTAGTAAAGTGGGACCATTAACAACATCAACAAGTGTTGATATAAAAAGGGTTATATGAATACATATAATTGGTTGATTGATCAAATGTAATTGTTTGCTAAATAAATCAATTGATGAATGATCTATCCTCTAATTGTATCTCGATAAACTCAGAACATATagagatgtacagtggggcaaaaaagtatttagtcagccaccaattgtgcaagttctcccacttaaaaatatgagagaggcctgtaattttcatcataggtgcacttcaactatgacagacaaaatgagaaaaaaaaatccagaaaatcacattgtaggatttttatgaatttatttgcaaattatggtggaaaacttgttattgttattgaccaaatactcatttatctcaatactttgttatataccctttgttggcaatgacagaggtcaaacgttttctgtaagtcttcacaaggttttcacacaatgTTGTCACACACTGTTtcacatggactttcaactccctccaaagattttctatggggttgagatctggagactaggccactccaggaccttgaaatgcttcttacgaagccactcattTTTTTGCCCGGGTGGagttttgggatcattgtcatgctgaaagacccagccacatttcatcttcaatgcccttgctgatggaaggaggttttcacaaatctcacgatacatggccccattcattctttcctttacacggatcagtcgtcttggtccctttgcagaaaaacagccccaaagaatgatgtttccacccccatgcttcacagtaggtatggtgttctttggatgcaactcagcattctttgtcttccaaacacgacgagttgagtttttaccaaaaagttatattttggtttcatcagaccatatgacattctccccacggggtgagatcttgcgtggagccccagatcgagggagattatcaatggtcttgtatgtcttccatttcctaataattactcccacagttgatttcttcaaaccaagctgcttacctattgcagattcagtcttcccagcctggtgcaggtctacaattttgtttctggtgtcttttgacagctcttt harbors:
- the LOC139383374 gene encoding SKI family transcriptional corepressor 1 homolog-B-like, translated to MECNPPQLPATRDSSCSPPSSKQDLPTFNPNMKPNQVSETALYGIPIVCLVMDGQERLCLAQISNTLLKNYSYNEIHNRRVALGITCVQCTPVQLEILRRAGAMPISSRRCGMITKREAERLCKSFIGAHNPPKLPENFAFDVSHECTWGSRGNFIPARYNSSRAKCIKCSFCNMYFSPNKFIFHSHRTSESKYTQPDAANFNSWRRHLKLTDKGSPDDLAHAWEDVKAMFNGGSRKRTLPMHRHGPERSSPLKPHQGPSNLPRRDSPEIPPKILRCEDNRGGMGSIASITRSYPIIPVPSKSYGMLQNVKIPPPLFPHPYGFPAFGLCQKKDDSGVMGEPNKAHLSGVFSWPSTKDSAYHSFPMFWPTADGLPIPSFPHPQPQHQAQPQHQAQPKQPSEVLCARPSEQDASEQSDRNSNTPKDSVGDSERCSSTQSTRNEDDKSGDEARSMDGKMPVLPRKISYVSAFRPVIKDAESIAKLYGNRGKYNRARAGYLSPDFLSESSSYRSLSPGSVESVGETDVDVETNKSQEDEESLPHSIEDCRSPSVPVLSLSRGAGSPNGLESIPESEQAAVVESQRMNLPIQVVLSSNRDRQGIQLPVCNKTTSFDEVCSPDRSSPYAFGSATNYQTDNVKSKDDCASREEPSSTVKEVETKSYKGQSREEGPREALNEDELQKQLMEQVELRKKLEREFQHLKDNFNHQMKRELSYREEMVQQLHIVREAHDALHQFSCKMLTPRHCTGICSFKPPLLPP